A window from Mycolicibacterium tokaiense encodes these proteins:
- a CDS encoding DUF4174 domain-containing protein: protein MALTRGIRRSTFLVTVLVTAGVFGSAPAAADLGDYLWERRPLLLFAPTNQDPRLTETVSRIEATRCKFDDRQMVLGVVVAAGPSTLDGQAITAEEAQRLADRYAVDPNAFAAVLIGKDGGEKYRVDQVPELGLVYTVIDGMPMRSRETGAESGGC, encoded by the coding sequence ATGGCACTCACCCGCGGCATCCGGCGATCGACGTTCCTGGTCACCGTGCTGGTGACCGCAGGGGTCTTCGGGTCGGCCCCGGCCGCCGCCGACCTGGGGGACTACCTCTGGGAGCGCCGCCCGCTGCTGCTCTTCGCGCCGACGAATCAGGACCCGCGGCTCACCGAGACGGTGAGCCGGATCGAGGCCACACGGTGCAAGTTCGACGACCGTCAGATGGTGCTCGGCGTGGTGGTGGCCGCAGGCCCCAGCACGCTCGACGGGCAAGCCATCACCGCCGAGGAAGCGCAGCGACTGGCTGACCGGTACGCGGTCGATCCGAATGCGTTCGCCGCGGTGCTGATCGGCAAGGACGGCGGCGAGAAGTACCGCGTGGACCAGGTGCCAGAGCTGGGCCTCGTCTACACGGTGATCGATGGTATGCCGATGCGCAGTCGCGAAACCGGCGCAGAGTCGGGAGGATGCTGA
- a CDS encoding lipocalin-like domain-containing protein: MILRVLLAAVMAILAAIGLSTEAAAAPNQVVGTWRMVSAEIERDGVSTPAYGEQPNGMLAFTPDMRFVEVLTDASVPPFASDARGEGTDAENRAAMAGSIGLFGTYTVDEFGQFSGNRVEGSTFPNWVGDVRTTDDLRIIVDGDRMTENFTRPDGTRIAIVFERVR, translated from the coding sequence ATGATCCTGCGTGTTCTCCTCGCTGCTGTCATGGCGATCCTGGCCGCGATCGGTCTGTCCACCGAGGCGGCCGCCGCGCCCAACCAGGTGGTGGGAACGTGGCGGATGGTCTCGGCGGAGATCGAACGCGACGGAGTCTCCACCCCGGCCTACGGTGAGCAGCCCAACGGCATGCTGGCCTTCACCCCGGACATGCGCTTCGTCGAGGTGCTCACCGATGCATCCGTCCCGCCCTTTGCCTCCGATGCACGAGGGGAAGGCACCGACGCCGAGAACCGGGCCGCCATGGCCGGCAGCATCGGACTGTTCGGCACCTACACCGTCGACGAGTTCGGCCAGTTCAGCGGCAATCGCGTGGAGGGTTCCACCTTTCCCAACTGGGTCGGCGATGTCAGGACGACCGATGATCTGCGCATCATCGTCGACGGCGACCGTATGACGGAGAACTTCACCCGCCCGGACGGCACCCGAATCGCCATCGTCTTCGAGCGGGTGCGCTGA
- a CDS encoding CIA30 family protein, with protein sequence MLMTHEQRWLAGIACAGAVLAMVPCASAAAEDSVTALVNLSDAQQVAGWTTVNDPVMGGRSTSSVSFGDNALVFSGDLSLENNGGFASTRSPEDPEIGQRAAGATALRVQAVGDGKTYLLKVGIAGQPWSYIQRFPTEAGVQQTHDLPVANFEPVGMRLDPAPEAPATLDPAAIDQLGIYILDKQQGPFMITLDAIDAVR encoded by the coding sequence ATGCTGATGACCCACGAGCAACGCTGGCTTGCCGGAATAGCCTGTGCCGGTGCGGTTCTGGCCATGGTGCCCTGCGCCAGCGCGGCGGCCGAGGACTCCGTCACTGCACTCGTCAATCTTTCCGACGCGCAACAGGTCGCCGGGTGGACCACGGTCAACGATCCGGTCATGGGCGGCAGGTCCACCTCCTCGGTGTCCTTCGGCGACAACGCCCTGGTGTTCTCCGGTGACCTCTCTTTGGAGAACAACGGCGGCTTCGCGTCCACGCGCAGCCCCGAAGACCCCGAAATCGGGCAGCGGGCGGCGGGTGCGACGGCGCTGCGCGTCCAAGCGGTGGGCGATGGCAAGACCTATCTGCTGAAGGTGGGGATCGCCGGGCAGCCGTGGTCCTACATCCAGCGTTTCCCCACCGAGGCCGGCGTCCAGCAGACCCATGATCTGCCCGTGGCCAACTTCGAGCCGGTCGGCATGCGCCTGGATCCCGCGCCCGAAGCGCCGGCGACCCTGGACCCTGCCGCTATCGATCAGCTGGGCATCTACATCCTGGACAAACAGCAGGGCCCGTTCATGATCACCCTCGACGCGATCGACGCCGTGCGCTGA
- a CDS encoding dihydrodipicolinate synthase family protein produces MYEVFRGVIPAAVMPFDASFEIDEHNFRRHLRHLAETDGVTAVAVNGDAGEVLSLSPEEQAFAVRVAVDEIGDQVRVLCGVADPSAAAAVRTAAMAQDAGAHGLLVFPSLFFAHGARLRADVVHAFYGEIASSTDLPMVLFVDAATSAKNVPAPLLAELCLANENITGIKDWSVDILAYEANLRAVRSLDRPVSMLTSFSRALLPTLALGADGILSGHGSLIADVQVELFREVESGNLKAARDTADRIYELTQVFYAAPVIDQFNRMKEGLKVLGRIDEAYSRPPVLPVSPAERSLIHDAVRAAGLS; encoded by the coding sequence ATGTACGAAGTATTCCGCGGTGTCATCCCGGCCGCGGTCATGCCCTTCGACGCCTCGTTCGAGATCGACGAGCACAACTTCCGACGACACCTTCGCCATCTGGCAGAAACCGACGGTGTGACTGCCGTTGCCGTCAATGGCGATGCGGGCGAGGTGCTTTCACTGTCACCCGAGGAGCAGGCGTTCGCAGTGCGGGTTGCCGTCGACGAAATCGGCGACCAGGTGCGGGTTCTCTGTGGCGTCGCGGATCCGAGTGCGGCCGCGGCTGTCCGCACCGCCGCCATGGCCCAGGACGCCGGGGCCCACGGCCTGCTGGTTTTCCCGTCGCTGTTCTTCGCACACGGTGCGCGTCTACGCGCCGACGTCGTCCACGCCTTCTACGGCGAGATAGCGTCGAGCACCGACCTGCCCATGGTGTTGTTCGTCGATGCCGCCACCTCGGCGAAGAACGTTCCGGCACCCCTGTTGGCGGAGCTGTGCCTGGCCAACGAGAACATCACGGGTATCAAGGATTGGAGCGTCGACATCCTGGCCTATGAGGCGAACCTCCGTGCGGTGAGAAGCCTGGACCGCCCGGTGTCGATGCTGACGAGCTTCAGCCGAGCGCTGCTGCCGACGCTGGCTCTCGGTGCCGACGGCATCCTCAGCGGCCACGGCTCACTGATCGCCGACGTGCAGGTAGAGCTCTTCCGCGAGGTCGAGAGCGGCAATCTCAAGGCTGCCCGCGACACAGCGGATCGGATCTACGAGCTGACACAGGTCTTTTATGCAGCCCCGGTGATCGATCAGTTCAATCGAATGAAAGAGGGGCTCAAGGTACTCGGCAGGATCGACGAGGCGTACTCTCGGCCTCCCGTGCTGCCGGTGTCCCCCGCCGAACGCTCGCTGATCCATGACGCGGTGCGCGCCGCCGGGCTGTCCTGA
- a CDS encoding hydantoinase B/oxoprolinase family protein produces MTTSAHQVDTVTFEVVAAALQSAAEEMGNVLKRSSYSPIIRDMDDFSCALFTADGQLVAQADYIPAQLGAMSLVVKAIIGRWDGRICDGDVFISNHPFMGAMHLPDVNVIAPVFLDGRLVAWAGTAAHHIDVGGVNPGSEGPELEDIFGEGLVLPPVRLAVGGVENEDLVAVITENIRDPRSTVSDLRAQRAACALGGERVTELAEMYGVGALLEVMDRMLDAVERGVRTALTALPDGAGEAEGFLDDDGRGGPPTRIHVRVSKRGDHLSIDLTGCDQQVAGAMNVPWASSRAGIVYAVRAVVAPELGANDGLLRAVDVDAPLGIVLNPEPPAAVSVRHNTCQRFADTLIRAMADMWPQAAVGSSTVSFFCCNIGSVSPVTGRPSVMADVVGGGTGATAIGDGIDGVDTYMSNVGVMPTEVVETNYSVRVLKSEFIPGSQGLGEHNGGLGLRREYQIIDVPQRVTFYSEQTHPDFAPRGANGGGDAKATTVTVVGPDGREITGLADKASLTLEPGTVLRVETAGGGGYGNPQARADAARDYDRRNGRL; encoded by the coding sequence ATGACCACGTCGGCGCACCAGGTGGACACGGTCACGTTCGAGGTGGTGGCCGCGGCTCTCCAGTCGGCGGCGGAGGAGATGGGCAATGTACTCAAGCGGTCGAGCTACAGCCCCATCATCCGCGACATGGACGACTTCTCCTGCGCCCTGTTCACCGCGGATGGGCAACTGGTGGCGCAGGCCGACTACATTCCGGCGCAATTGGGCGCGATGTCGTTGGTGGTCAAGGCCATCATCGGCCGCTGGGACGGCCGGATCTGCGACGGCGACGTCTTCATCTCCAACCATCCGTTCATGGGCGCGATGCATCTGCCCGACGTCAACGTCATCGCTCCGGTGTTCCTGGACGGACGACTGGTGGCGTGGGCGGGCACGGCCGCGCACCACATCGATGTCGGTGGGGTCAATCCCGGCAGCGAGGGACCGGAACTCGAAGACATCTTCGGTGAGGGACTGGTGCTGCCGCCGGTGCGCCTGGCCGTCGGGGGTGTCGAGAACGAGGACCTGGTGGCGGTGATCACGGAGAACATCCGCGATCCGCGCAGCACCGTCAGTGATCTGCGCGCCCAGCGGGCGGCGTGTGCGCTGGGCGGCGAACGGGTAACCGAGCTGGCCGAGATGTACGGGGTGGGCGCACTGCTGGAGGTCATGGACCGCATGCTCGATGCGGTGGAGCGCGGTGTCAGAACAGCGTTGACGGCCCTGCCCGACGGTGCCGGCGAAGCGGAGGGGTTCCTCGACGACGACGGGCGCGGCGGGCCGCCCACCCGCATCCACGTCCGGGTGTCGAAACGCGGCGATCATCTGTCGATCGATCTGACCGGCTGCGATCAGCAGGTGGCGGGCGCGATGAACGTGCCGTGGGCGAGTTCTCGCGCCGGAATTGTCTACGCGGTGCGCGCCGTGGTGGCACCGGAGCTGGGCGCCAACGACGGATTGTTGCGCGCTGTCGACGTCGACGCTCCGCTCGGGATCGTACTGAACCCCGAACCGCCCGCCGCTGTGTCGGTGCGGCACAACACATGCCAGCGTTTCGCGGACACGCTGATCCGGGCGATGGCGGACATGTGGCCGCAGGCCGCGGTGGGTAGCAGCACAGTCAGCTTCTTCTGCTGCAACATCGGATCGGTCAGCCCTGTGACCGGCCGGCCGTCGGTGATGGCCGACGTGGTGGGTGGCGGCACCGGAGCCACCGCGATCGGTGATGGTATCGACGGAGTGGACACCTACATGTCCAACGTCGGTGTCATGCCCACCGAGGTGGTCGAGACCAACTACAGCGTGCGGGTTCTCAAGAGCGAGTTCATCCCCGGTTCCCAAGGGCTGGGCGAACACAACGGTGGTCTGGGGTTGCGGCGCGAGTACCAGATCATCGATGTGCCCCAACGGGTTACGTTCTACTCAGAACAGACGCATCCGGACTTCGCCCCCCGCGGCGCCAACGGCGGCGGCGACGCCAAAGCCACCACCGTGACCGTCGTCGGCCCGGACGGCCGTGAGATCACCGGTCTGGCGGACAAGGCGTCGCTGACCCTGGAGCCGGGCACCGTGCTGCGCGTGGAGACTGCGGGTGGCGGCGGGTACGGCAACCCGCAGGCGCGTGCCGACGCGGCGCGGGACTACGACCGGCGCAACGGGAGGTTGTGA